CTCGCCTCGTGGCCGACCTTGAAGATGCGGAGCAGGAACTCGCGCTCCTCCGCGCTGACGAGCCCGGCCTCGGCGAGCCGGCTGAGCAGCATGTCCTGCTCGGCGACCAGATCGCCCTTGCTCTCCTCGATGATCCGCCGGGCCTCCACCCGTGCGGCGTGCATGCCGTCCGCGATGCCGATCACGGTGTGCGGCGGCAGGGTGTGCGTCTCGTTCATGGTGCGCCTCCTCGCGCTGGTTGCCGATTGCGGGGGCAGTATGGCACCGGGGGTGCGGGGTGGGGAGGGGTCGCGTGATCCCCTCCTGACACCGTCGGAGGCATGCCGTACCCTCGGTGGCATGTCCGAGTCGATGCCGACCGCGGCCTCTGCTCCTCCGCCTCCCGTCAACGGGATGCGGACGTTCTTCCAGGTGCTCGTCAACACGATGATCGCCAATGTGACCACGTCCTTCCTGTGGTTCGCGCTGACGTTCTGGGTGTACCTGGAGACGCGGTCCGTGCTGGCCACCGGCATCGTCGGCGGCGCGTACATGCTGCTGCTCGCGGTGCTCGCCATCCCCTTCGGGACCATCGTCGACCGGCATCGCAAGTACCGGGTGATGATGTTCGCGAGCGTGGTGTCGCTCACGGCGTTCGCCGTCGCCGGTGCGCTCTACCTGGTGTTCCCGGAGGCGACCCTGCTCGACCTCGGCGGGCCGATGTTCTGGGTGTTCGCCGGGGTGGTGCTGTTCGGGGCCGTGATCGAGAACATGCGCAACATCGCGCTGTCGACGACGGTCACCCTCCTGGTCCCGGTCGAGAAGCACGCCAACGCGAACGGGATGGTCGGCACGGTGCAGGGGCTGGCCTTCGTCGTCACCAGCGTCTTCAGCGGGCTGGCGATCGGGCTGCTCGGGATGGGGTGGACGCTCGTCATCGCGATCGTGCTGACGGCGCTCGCGCTGCTGCACCTGGGCACGCTGCGCATCCCCGAGGCGGAGCCGCGCGTGGAGGCCGGGCCGCACGGGGAGACCAGGAAGCCGGCGGTCGACCTCCGCGGGAGCGTCGCGGCGATCAAGGCGGCGCCCGGGCTGTTCGCGCTGATCATCTTCTCGACGTTCAACAACCTGATCGGCGGCGTCTACATGGCGCTGATGGACCCCTACGGGCTCGAGCTGTTCGCCGTCGAGTGGTGGGGCGTCGTGCTCGGCATCTCGGCGACCGGGTTCATCATCGGCGGGCTGGTGGTCGCGCGGTTCGGGCTCGGCAGCAACCCGATCCGCACGATGCTGCTCGTGGTGATGGGCATGGGGCTCCTCGGCGCGCTCTTCACGATCCGCGAGTGGTGGCTGCTCTACGCGGCCGGGATCTGGGTGTACATGCTCCTGGTGCCGGTGGTGGAGGCGTCGGAGCAGACGGTCATCCAGAAGGTCGTGCCGTTCCGCCGGCAGGGGCGCGTCTTCGGGGTGGCGCAGGCGTTCGAGTCGGCGGCGGCGCCGATCACGTCGTTCCTGATCGCGCCGATCGCGCAGTTCGTCGTCATCCCGTACATGGCGAGCGACGCCGGGCAGGCGACCTGGGGGTGGCTGCTCGGCGGAGGGAGCACGCGGGGGATCGCACTGATCTTCCTGTTCTCGGGGCTCGTGATGATCGTGCTGTCGCTCGCGGCGTTCGGCACGCGGTCGTACCGGCTGCTCACCGCGGAGTACCGGGAGGCGGCGCCCGGATCAGAGGGTGAAGGCGCGGGCGAGGGCGAGCCGGAGTCGGAGGCGGCCTCGCCATGACCGCCCCGTCCGCCGTGAGCACGCCAGGCCGCGTGCAGGCCGTGTACCTCACGCTCATGCTGGGGAACACGCTGGCGGCCTCGTTCATCTGGGGCATCAACACGCTGTTCCTGCTGGATGCCGGGCTCACGAACTTCGAGGCGTTCGCGGCCAACGCGTTCTTCACGGCCGGGATGGTCGTCTTCGAGATCCCGACCGGCGTGGTGGCGGACACGGTCGGGCGGCGCGCGTCGTACCTGCTCGGGACGGTGACGCTCTCCGCCTCCACCGCCCTCTATTGGTTACTGTGGCTCTGGCAGGCGCCGTTCGTGTGGTGGGCGATCGTGTCGGTGCTGCTCGGGCTCGGCTTCACGTTCTTCTCGGGGGCGGTCGACGCCTGGCTGGTGGACGCGCTGACCGCGACCGGGTACACGGGCAGCCTGGAGACGGTGTTCGGACGCGGGCTCGTGGTGACGGGGATCGCGATGTTCGCGGGCTCGGTGCTCGGCGGGGTGATCGCGCAGGCGACGAACCTGGGGGTGCCGTTCCTGCTGCGCGCGGGCGTGCTGCTGCTGATGCTGCTCTTCGCGGCCGTGGCGATGCGCGACCTCGGCTTCACGCCCGACCGCTCGCTCGGGCCGCTGCGGGCGACCAGGCACGTGCTCGACGAGTCGATCGAGCACGGGCTGCGGAAGCCTCCGGTGCGCTGGATGATCCTGGCGGCGCCGTTCGCGGGCGGCGTCGGGATCTACGCCTTCTACGCGCTGCAGCCGTATCTGCTCGAGCTGTACGGCGACCCGACCGCGTACTCCATCGCCGGGCTGGCCGCCGCGATCCTGTCGCTGGCGCAGGTGCTCGGCGGTCTGCTGGCGTCGCGCGTGCGGCGGCTGTTCGCACGGCGGACCACGACGATCATCGGCGCCTCGATCGGCAGCGTCGTCGCGCTGGTGCTGCTCGGGCTGACCAGCGCATTCTGGCTGGCGCTGGTGCTGCTGGTGGTGTGGGGCTTCGTGTACGCCGTGTCGGGGCCGGTGCGGCAGGCCTACCTGAACGACATGATCCCGTCGAAGCAGCGCGCGACGGTGCTGTCGTTCGACTCGCTGTTCGGGAGCCTGGGCGGGGTGTTCATCCAGCCGGCGCTGGGGCGGTCGGCCGACCTGTGGGGGTACGGCACGTCGCTGGTGATCGGGGGAGCGGTGGAGCTGGTGGGCGTGCCGTTCCTGGTCGCCTCGCGCCGGCGACGCGACCCGGCGGACACGGCGACGGTGGCTCCGGGCGGGACGACGGAGGCGGGGCCCGCGGAGGCGACGCCCGAGGAGCCGGCGGCTCCTGCCGTCAGCGCAGCAGCGCAGCGCCCACGAGAGCGGCGGCGAGCGCGGGGGCGCCGACCATCACAGCCGTGATGGTCGCGATGCGCTTCGCCCAGTTCTGGAAGGGCTCGTCGGTGCTGGTCGGGTCGGCCCACTCGCGGTAGACGGCGAGGCGCGCCTCCTCGAGCGTCTCGTGCACGCCGAGGTCGCGGCCACAGCCGTCGGTGGCGACGAAGCCGTCGTGGTTGCGGTCGACCATGCCGAGGTAGTCGGAGGGGGTCGAGGCGACCCACATGCCCTCGACCGGCGAGTACCACGAGACGCGCTCGGTGTCGTCGGAGGACAGCTCGGCGGCGGGAGCGGCGGGCGCGGTGGCAGCGGCCGTGCTGGTGGTCTTCGTGGTCTTCGCGTCGGGCTGCAGGGCGGTCATCGCTGCTCCTTCTCGTGGCTTCCTCGTCGCGGGACCGGGATCGGCCGTCGCGATATCTCGATCATCGAGTTATCCGGACTTCGTGACAAGTTTCGGCCGGGGGGTTGATTCCTGGCCGGATGCCGCGCTATATGGACCCCGATGCTCGGACTCGAACTGGTCGTCGCCATCGGCCTCGCGACACTCCTCACGAAGATCGTCGCGCGCAAGACGGGGATCGCCCAGCCGCTGCTGCTGGTCGCGATCGGGGCGCTGATCGGCCTGATCCCGGCCTTCCGCGACGTCGCCCTCGCGCCAGAGGTGGTGCTGTTCCTGTTCCTCCCGGCGCTGCTGTACTGGGAGAGCCTGACGACGTCGTTGCGGGAGATCCGGCACAACATCCGCAATATCATCCTGAACGCCACCGGGCTGGTCTTCCTCACCGCGGGGGCGGTGGCGGTGCTCGCCCACTCGCTCGGGATGCCGTGGGGGCCCGCGTGGGTGCTCGGAGCGGCCGTCGCGCCGACCGACGCCACCGCTGTCACCTCCCTGACGCGGGCGCTGCCGCGGCGCAACGTCACGATCCTCAAGGCCGAGAGCCTCGTCAACGACGGCACCGCGCTGGTGCTGTGGTCGCTCGCGGTCGGCTTCACGGTCGGCGAGACGGAGGTGCACGCCGGCACGATCACGGTCGCGTTCCTCCTGGCGGTCCTCGGCGGGGGCGCCGCGGGCGGACTCGTCGCCTGGCTGTCGATCCTCGCCCGCAAGCGGCTGCGGGACGCGCTCACGCAGAACCTCGCCATGCTGCTGACGCCGTTCGCCGCGTACCTGATCGCCGAGGCGATCCACGCCTCCGGCGTCCTCGCCGTGGTCGTGGCCGGGCTCATCCTCAGCCAGGCCGGCCCGCGCATCGGGCTTGCGGAGGCGCGGCGGCAGACGGACGCGTTCTGGAGCCTCGCGACATTTCTCCTGAACGCCAGCCTGTTCGTCCTGGTCGGGACGGAGTTCCCGATCGCGGTGCGGAGCCTGGTGAGCACCGACCTGTGGATGGCGCTGGGCGCGGTGTTCGCGGTGTCGGCGCTGATCGTCGCGGTGCGGTTCGCGTGGCTGTTCGGCACGGCGTACTTCCTGCGGCTGGTGGACCGCCGGCCGATCCAGCGTGAGCGGCGGCTGACGAACCGGGCGCGGGTGGTCAGCGGGTTCTCCGGCTTCCGCGGAGCGGTGTCGCTGGCCGCCGCGCTCGCGGTGCCGGCGTCGGTGGGGTCGGGGCAGCCGTTCCCGCACCGCGACCTGATCGTCTTCGTCGTCACCGGGGTGATCGTGGTGACGCTCGCGGTGCAGGGGCTCATCCTCCCGGCGCTCGTGCGCTGGGCGAAGCTGGAGCCGGACCCGTCGGAGGACGAGGAGCGGCGCCTCGGCGAGGAGAAGGCGCTGGAGGCGGCGCTGGACAGCCTCCCTTCGCTCGCGGCGGAGATCGGGGTCGACGACGAGATCGCCGAGCGGGTGCGGGCAGAGTACGAGGAGCACCGGCAGCTGCTGGAGGCGGAGGAGGACGAGCACGAGGGCGAGACCACCCTCGAGCGCGACCGGCAGGCGACGGAGCTGCGGCTCGCGATGCTGGAGCGCAAGCGCCAGGCGGTGCTCGACCTGCGCGACGAGGGCCGCATCGACGACATCGTGCTGCGCGACCTGCAGCGCCGGATCGACGTGGAGGAGGTGCGCCTCTCCGGCGCCGAGCCCGGCGGCGTCTAGATCGCGCTGGGCAACCGCCGAGTACGCGGAAAGTCCGCGTACTCGGCCGTTTCGGGGCGAATTCGCGCGTACTCGCGTGCTTACGCGGGGGTCGGGAGGGCCTCGGCGACGGCCTGCTCGGGGGTGAGGTCGCGGCCCTCGGCCATGGCGGCCGCGACCAGGTCGGCGGAGGCGCCGGTGAGCAGCCGCTCCACGTACTTCTGGTGGAAGGTGAAGATCGGGCCGTTGTGGGTGCCGCTGCGCTCGCGCAGAGCCTGCGCGGCGCCCGCCAGCCGGCCGGCGCGCACGGGGTCGCCGGTGAGCGCGGCGACCGCGACCAGACCCTCCAGCCCGTACGCGATGCCCTCGGTGTGACCGAGGGTCGCCGACACGGTGACGCTGCGGACGAAGTGCTTGCGCGCTTCCTCCACGTCTCCGCGGATCAGACACGTCCAGCCGAGGTGGTACGTGGCGATCCGCTCGCCGACCGCGTCGCCGTCCTTGCGGGTGAGGGCCAGGCTGCGCTCGAAGTGCTCCTGCGCCTCGTGGATCTTCTGCTGCAGCAGCGCGACCCGGCCGAGCAGCACGTGCGCCATCGACTCGCCCCAGACGCTGTGGGTCGAGCGGAACAGCTCCAGCGACCGCTCCATCACCTCCCTGGCCCGGGAGGTGTCCGGCCGTTCGCCGGCCATCAGGGCGAGCGCGAGGGAGATGCGGGCCAGCCCCTCGCCGTCGGCGTCGCCCACGCGGTGGAACAGGTCGGCGCTCTCGGTGAGGTCGGCGGCGACGCTGCCGTCCGGATCCTTCCAGAACATGATCGTGCGGGTGAAGTACAGCGCGATCGCGCGCGTGTGGTCGCCGAGGGCGTCGCCGGAGGCGAGCGGCTCGTCCATCCAGGTGCGCACCTCGCCGAGCAGGCCGGTGACCCACCAGTACAGGTAGAGCCGGTAGGCGAGCTCAGCGGCGCGGTCCCAGTCGCGGGAGCCGAGGAGGTGCCGCTCGGCCGCGCGCAGGTTGTCGCGCTCGTCGCCGAGCCGCTGCATCCACTCCCGCTGGCCGGTGCCCTTGAGGTCCGCCTCGGCGCGCGCGGCAAGGGCGCGGAAGTACTCGGCGTGGGCGTCGCGGGCGCTGCCGAGGCCGCCCTCCTTCTCCAGCCGCTCGCGGGCGTATTCGCGCACGATGGCCTGCATCGAGAACCGGGCGCGCTCCTCGCCGTCGTGCTGCTGGCCGACGAGGCTGCTGTCGACGAGCGCGGCGAGGTCGCTGAGCACGTCGTCGCCGTCGTCGCCGACCGCCTCCGCCGCCTCCAGCGTGAACCCGCCCTCGAAGACGCCGAGCCGGGCGAGCAGGCGGCGCTGGTCGTCGGTGAGCAGCTGCGTGCTCCATTCGATGGTGCGGCGGATGGTCTGCTGCCGCTCGGGGAGGTCGCGCGACCCTCCCACGAGCACCGACAGCCGCCGGTCGAGGCGGTCCAGCAGGTCGGCGGGGGAGAGCACGCGCACCCGGGCCGCGGCCAGCTCGATCGCGAGCGGGACGCCGTCGACCGCCGCGCAGACGCCCGCGACGGCGGAGGCGTTCTCGGCGGTGACCTCGAAGTCGGGTTTGACCGCGTGCGCGCGGTCGACGAACAGGCTCACCGCCGAGTCGTCGCCCAACGGCCCGACCTCGTAGCTCTGCTCGGCGCTGACCCGCAGCAGGGCGCGGCTCGTGACCAGCACGGCGACGCCGGGGGCCTGGGCGAGCAGCCGGGTGAGCAGCGGCGCGGCGTCGAGGATCTGCTCGAAGTTGTCGAGCACGAGCAGCATCTGCCGGTCGCGGAGCGCGGTGACGAGGTTGTCCGCCATCGGCGCGTCGCCGGTGTCGCGCACGTCGAGCGCCTGCGCGATGCGGTTGGGGACGCGGTCCGGCTCCTGCACCGCCGAGAGGTCGACGAAGACGGCGCCGTCGTCGAAGCCCGGGGCGGCGGCTCGCGCGGCGGCGATGGCGAGGCGGCTCTTGCCGATGCCTCCCGGGCCGACCAGGGTGAGGAAGCGGGTGCCGGACTGCAGCATCCCGCGGATCACCGCGACGTCGGCCTCCCGGCCCACGAGTCCGGTGAGCGGGGTGGGCAGGCGCACGGGGTCGGCGAGGCCGTCGGCGTCGGCACCGCCTCCACCCGGGCCGCCGTGCGGGCTCACCGCGGGCGTCGGCCCGGTCGCGGCGGCGAGGAGGGCGGCCCTGCTCTGGTCGAAGCGCTCGGCGAGCAGGGTGGCGAGGTCGGCCTCCAGCAGCCGCGCCAGCTCCCTGGCGGTCTCGAAGTACTTGTAGGCGGCGCGGTCGTCTTCGCGGATGCGGCCGATCAGCTCGGTCAGCCGCGGCTCGCGATGGCTGGCCGGGCTCTTGATGTAGAGCAGCCGCGGGAGGTCGTCAGGGCACAGGTTGTACTCGTCCTCGAGGCCCGACACCGTCTCTTCGGGGGCGACCCAGCCGTACTTCTCCCAGTACAGGCCGACGAAGACGTCGCTCTGGTCGAGGTAGGCACGGTAGAGCTCGCGCGGCGGATGCGGCCGTGCGCCGAGCTCGAACATGACGGGGGCGAGGTGGAGGCGCTCGATGGCGGTCCGCGCGGCTCGGCGCTCGTCGGCGAGCTCCTGCAGCGTGGAGGAGACGAAGACCCGTAACCGCTGATCGGGTGTGCGGATTACGTGAGGGGCACTCATGTTATGCATTTTCTTGCGTTCGCATGCGGTTGTACAAGGGCGGAGCGCGCACTCATACCACTGGTGGGCCCGGAATCAAGGCTCTTCAGGCATTCCCCCGGCCGCGGCACAGTGGCGAGCGTGAAAAGCGTCGCCTGGTCCCTTCTCGGCTTCTGCACCGTCGTGTCGGCGGTGGCCTTCGTCCACCTCCTCACGCCGGACGTGCAGGACAGCCCGTCAGCGTTCGTCGGGGCAGGTTCGGCGGCGGTCGGAGCAGCGTCCGGAGCGGCCGGGCCGGAGGCGACGACCGGCGGGGTGCTGTCGTCGCTGACCGCGACCGGATGGGCCGACGCCGTTGTGGCGCTCGTGTTCGCGGCGGTCGCGTTCGCCTTCGGCTCGTACCTCACCGCGAAGGCGGCGGCGGACGCCGACACGGACGACGCGCCCGTCCCCGAGTTCGCCTGACCGGCCGGCTGCCGGATCGGGCAGCCCCCGAGTACACGAAAAATGCGCGGATTCGTTGCGAATCCGCGCATTTTTGGTGTACTCGACGGCTGGCTGCCGGGGGAGGGCTACATGTCGCGGTAGCGGCGGGCGGCGGCGAGGGCCTCGCGGAGCTGGGCGACGTCCATGCGGTGCACGTAGCCGGGAGTGTCGCGCTGGATGCGCCAGCCCTCGGCGAGCGGGCCGATGTCGAGCGGGTCGAAGCCGAACTGGTCGATCAGCTCGGCGACGCGGGCGCGGGCCTCCTCGTCGTCGCCGGCGACGATCAGCGCGCGGCGGCCGGGCGTCCCCGAGGACTGGCCCTCGGTCGTGAGCGCGGCGGCGCCGATGTGGTTGAACGCCTTCACGACCTTCGAGGTCGGGAGGATCGCCTGCAGCCGCTCGGCGACGGTCGTGGACTCGTCGTCCAGCTCGGCGATGTGGCCGTCGCGCTGCGGGTAGTAGTTGTTGGTGTCGATCACGATCTTGCCCGCCAGCTCGGCCACGGGGAGGGTCGCCTCGGCGGCGAGCGGTGTCGTGACGACGACGAGGTCGCCGGCGGCGGCGGCCTCGGCGGGCGTGGCCGCGCGGGCCTGCGGGCCGAGCTCGGCGACGAGGCCTGCGAGGGTCTCGGGGCCGCGCGAGTTGCTCAGCACGACGTCGTAGCCGTGCGCGACGGCGAGGCGCGCGAGCTGGGAGCCGATGTGTCCAGAACCGATGAGTCCGATGGTTGCCATGTCTTTCGACAACCGGTGCCGCGCCGCGCCCATTCCCGGGGAGGTCAGGGCGCGAGGGCGGTGAGGTACGCGGCGTAGCCGTCGGGGGCGCGGCCGGAGAGGCGCGCGGAGGTGATCACCGGCTGCTCCTCGGAGGCCGCGATGGCCACCCCGGCCGCACGGAGCCGGTCGACCAGGGCGACGTCCTCGCCGGTCGCGAGCGGCTCCATCCCGCCCACCATGCGGTACGCGCCGGCACGCACGCCGAGGTTGGCGCCGTGCACGTGCCCCAACGCGGCGCCGGGGGAGTGGCGGGCGTGCCAGACGCGGCGCCGTGGGTCGTCGAGGTCGTCGAGGCGGGGGACCACCGCTCCCACGTAGGCGTCGGCCGTGGCGGCGGCGCGGAGGTGCTCGCGGAGCCAGCGGCGCGGCACGACGCCGTCGCCGTCGGTCATCGCGATCCACACGGCGTCGTCGGCCTCGGGGGCGCTCGCGAGCGCGGCCTCGATGGCGGCGGCGCGGCTGCGGCCGACGCTCTCGTACGAGCGCTCGATCGTGCGGACGAGGGGATGCCGTGCCGCGATCTCCGCCGAGTCGTCGGTGCACGCGTCGAGCAGCAGGACGAGGGACGTGCGCACCAGCGGCACCGCCGCGCAGGCCCGCTCCAGGGACGTGAGGCAGGCGTCCAGTGTGGCGGCCTCGTCGCGGGCGGGCACGGCGACGACGACGCGCTGGATGGGCGGGCGGGCGGTCACGCGGTCGCCTCCGGTCGCGAGTCCTCGGGTCGTCGCGGCCCCTCGGGTCGCCGCAGCATCTCGGGTCGCCGCAGCACCTCGAGCAGGAACCCCTCGTCGCGGTGCTCGACCACCACCTCCAGGCCGCTGCGCTCCCGGAAGACGCGGTGCGCCTCCACCCCGGACTGCGCGAAGTCGTCGGCGTGACCGGTCCAGTGGCAGAGCACCACCTCTCCGCCCGGGGCGAGGGAGGCGACGCAGCGGTCGACGGCGTCCCTCCACTCGTCCGCCGCCAGGTAGTAGGCGACCTCGCTGACGAGCACGAGATCGAAGGGACCCTCCGGCCAGTCGCGCGGCACCCGTGCGCGCTCGACCACGGCCTGCGGGAAGGACGCGACCCGTCGGGCCGCCGTCTCGACCGCTGCCGCCGAGGCGTCGACCGCGAGCAGCGCGTCGCAGCGCTCGGCGAGCACGGCGGTCAGCTCCCCGACCGAGCAG
The sequence above is a segment of the Leifsonia williamsii genome. Coding sequences within it:
- a CDS encoding MFS transporter, encoding MSESMPTAASAPPPPVNGMRTFFQVLVNTMIANVTTSFLWFALTFWVYLETRSVLATGIVGGAYMLLLAVLAIPFGTIVDRHRKYRVMMFASVVSLTAFAVAGALYLVFPEATLLDLGGPMFWVFAGVVLFGAVIENMRNIALSTTVTLLVPVEKHANANGMVGTVQGLAFVVTSVFSGLAIGLLGMGWTLVIAIVLTALALLHLGTLRIPEAEPRVEAGPHGETRKPAVDLRGSVAAIKAAPGLFALIIFSTFNNLIGGVYMALMDPYGLELFAVEWWGVVLGISATGFIIGGLVVARFGLGSNPIRTMLLVVMGMGLLGALFTIREWWLLYAAGIWVYMLLVPVVEASEQTVIQKVVPFRRQGRVFGVAQAFESAAAPITSFLIAPIAQFVVIPYMASDAGQATWGWLLGGGSTRGIALIFLFSGLVMIVLSLAAFGTRSYRLLTAEYREAAPGSEGEGAGEGEPESEAASP
- a CDS encoding MFS transporter; the encoded protein is MTAPSAVSTPGRVQAVYLTLMLGNTLAASFIWGINTLFLLDAGLTNFEAFAANAFFTAGMVVFEIPTGVVADTVGRRASYLLGTVTLSASTALYWLLWLWQAPFVWWAIVSVLLGLGFTFFSGAVDAWLVDALTATGYTGSLETVFGRGLVVTGIAMFAGSVLGGVIAQATNLGVPFLLRAGVLLLMLLFAAVAMRDLGFTPDRSLGPLRATRHVLDESIEHGLRKPPVRWMILAAPFAGGVGIYAFYALQPYLLELYGDPTAYSIAGLAAAILSLAQVLGGLLASRVRRLFARRTTTIIGASIGSVVALVLLGLTSAFWLALVLLVVWGFVYAVSGPVRQAYLNDMIPSKQRATVLSFDSLFGSLGGVFIQPALGRSADLWGYGTSLVIGGAVELVGVPFLVASRRRRDPADTATVAPGGTTEAGPAEATPEEPAAPAVSAAAQRPRERRRARGRRPSQP
- a CDS encoding Na+/H+ antiporter, giving the protein MLGLELVVAIGLATLLTKIVARKTGIAQPLLLVAIGALIGLIPAFRDVALAPEVVLFLFLPALLYWESLTTSLREIRHNIRNIILNATGLVFLTAGAVAVLAHSLGMPWGPAWVLGAAVAPTDATAVTSLTRALPRRNVTILKAESLVNDGTALVLWSLAVGFTVGETEVHAGTITVAFLLAVLGGGAAGGLVAWLSILARKRLRDALTQNLAMLLTPFAAYLIAEAIHASGVLAVVVAGLILSQAGPRIGLAEARRQTDAFWSLATFLLNASLFVLVGTEFPIAVRSLVSTDLWMALGAVFAVSALIVAVRFAWLFGTAYFLRLVDRRPIQRERRLTNRARVVSGFSGFRGAVSLAAALAVPASVGSGQPFPHRDLIVFVVTGVIVVTLAVQGLILPALVRWAKLEPDPSEDEERRLGEEKALEAALDSLPSLAAEIGVDDEIAERVRAEYEEHRQLLEAEEDEHEGETTLERDRQATELRLAMLERKRQAVLDLRDEGRIDDIVLRDLQRRIDVEEVRLSGAEPGGV
- a CDS encoding DUF4062 domain-containing protein gives rise to the protein MSAPHVIRTPDQRLRVFVSSTLQELADERRAARTAIERLHLAPVMFELGARPHPPRELYRAYLDQSDVFVGLYWEKYGWVAPEETVSGLEDEYNLCPDDLPRLLYIKSPASHREPRLTELIGRIREDDRAAYKYFETARELARLLEADLATLLAERFDQSRAALLAAATGPTPAVSPHGGPGGGGADADGLADPVRLPTPLTGLVGREADVAVIRGMLQSGTRFLTLVGPGGIGKSRLAIAAARAAAPGFDDGAVFVDLSAVQEPDRVPNRIAQALDVRDTGDAPMADNLVTALRDRQMLLVLDNFEQILDAAPLLTRLLAQAPGVAVLVTSRALLRVSAEQSYEVGPLGDDSAVSLFVDRAHAVKPDFEVTAENASAVAGVCAAVDGVPLAIELAAARVRVLSPADLLDRLDRRLSVLVGGSRDLPERQQTIRRTIEWSTQLLTDDQRRLLARLGVFEGGFTLEAAEAVGDDGDDVLSDLAALVDSSLVGQQHDGEERARFSMQAIVREYARERLEKEGGLGSARDAHAEYFRALAARAEADLKGTGQREWMQRLGDERDNLRAAERHLLGSRDWDRAAELAYRLYLYWWVTGLLGEVRTWMDEPLASGDALGDHTRAIALYFTRTIMFWKDPDGSVAADLTESADLFHRVGDADGEGLARISLALALMAGERPDTSRAREVMERSLELFRSTHSVWGESMAHVLLGRVALLQQKIHEAQEHFERSLALTRKDGDAVGERIATYHLGWTCLIRGDVEEARKHFVRSVTVSATLGHTEGIAYGLEGLVAVAALTGDPVRAGRLAGAAQALRERSGTHNGPIFTFHQKYVERLLTGASADLVAAAMAEGRDLTPEQAVAEALPTPA
- a CDS encoding NADPH-dependent F420 reductase, coding for MATIGLIGSGHIGSQLARLAVAHGYDVVLSNSRGPETLAGLVAELGPQARAATPAEAAAAGDLVVVTTPLAAEATLPVAELAGKIVIDTNNYYPQRDGHIAELDDESTTVAERLQAILPTSKVVKAFNHIGAAALTTEGQSSGTPGRRALIVAGDDEEARARVAELIDQFGFDPLDIGPLAEGWRIQRDTPGYVHRMDVAQLREALAAARRYRDM
- a CDS encoding glycosyltransferase, translating into MTARPPIQRVVVAVPARDEAATLDACLTSLERACAAVPLVRTSLVLLLDACTDDSAEIAARHPLVRTIERSYESVGRSRAAAIEAALASAPEADDAVWIAMTDGDGVVPRRWLREHLRAAATADAYVGAVVPRLDDLDDPRRRVWHARHSPGAALGHVHGANLGVRAGAYRMVGGMEPLATGEDVALVDRLRAAGVAIAASEEQPVITSARLSGRAPDGYAAYLTALAP